The Leishmania braziliensis MHOM/BR/75/M2904 complete genome, chromosome 24 DNA window GCAGCATCACCGGCAGGTGCAGCGGAGCCTGCTGGTGGTCCTCCGCTCCGTCGTCCCGGAGACGCTCTACCGCGTGTTCGAGAGCGTGGATCTCTTTCTGCTGCAGGATGACGAGCAGTcgctgcgccagcgtgaTGTGCTTATGAAATTCGTGCACGCGCTGCTTGGAGAACTCCATGTACCGGATGGtttggtggaggaggaggttcTCTCCGTGTATGTGGAGAACATGAAGGCGGTGTTTCCGGTGCTCGCCACCTGTCCTGCATggcaggtggtggagcgcgATGCCGTGACAATCGCTTTGAAGGCTAAGCTCTTCGCACTGCTCAGCCGCCTCTGCGCCGTGCTCGACGAGGACAAGACGGGCAAGGTGAAGCTGGCGGATCTGCGTTCCACAGCGGAGCGCGTCCTCAGAAAGGGNNNNNNNNNNNNNNNNNNNNNNNNNNNNNNNNNNNNNNNNNNNNNNNNNNNNNNNNNNNNNNNNNNNNNNNNNNNNNNNNNNNNNNNNNNNNNNNNNNNNCGCCGCAGTGCCGTACTTCGAAAGGCGCTtccgctgcttcgcctcTCGACATGTGGGAGAGTCAACGAGGAGGGGCAGCCAATCACCCAGCCCTTCATGGCATCTTCGCAGACATGCACCAGCAGTGGCTGCCCAGCTCGCCGCTTTGACGAGTTGGATGTGAACACTCAACTCACCTCCTCACCTTCCCCCGCTGTGACGCGGGCGGTGACATTGCTGTGTGGCAGCGTCGCTACCGCCAGATGGTCTTCAGGAACGCTGACGTGCGCCATGCGCTGGTGCACAGTGCCCTCGGCTGAGGCGTCTGCCTGCGATGTTAATGTGAAAAGGGATAGCCTTGCCGGCGCTGGTCCAGCTGTAGGGCACGCCGATCGACCAGCAAGGACGAAGAAGTCCTCTAAGAAGACCTCCGTAACATCGAGTCAAGCAACAACCACGAATCCACCGATCCCGCCGGTGCCGCCCAcatccagcagcagcagcagtagcttCTCTTCCCCGCCACTTCCAAAGACTCAATGCACTGAGAGCCCAAAGACAGCCCCCCAGTCTGCAGGGGATGAATCCCGTGTGGCAGGTGGAGAGGGCAGCCGCGATGCGGTGGCCGGCAAAACAGAGGTAGGTATGCGCGAAGTAGGAAGTCATCTCGCGAAGGATGAGGCCGAaaacgccaccgccgtggaAGGAGCAGGtgaggacgatgacgacaGCATCGCCTTCTGCGAGGTTGCCTCAGCCGCAGAGCTTTTTGCGATGGATGAGGTCAACCTGAACGCAGCAGAGATGAGTCACGCAGGAACCACCAAGAACACGCACGACCACGCTGGGAAAGTTGGTGACACAGAACGCGGCAGTACTTTATCTGCCTTCGCATTGCCCGCCAAtcacggcagcagtggcaatGGCAGCCCTGCGGCCGACGTCGCGGAGTCGCTCTTGAGCGATCCGTTTCACGTGCCGAGCGTGGATGACGACGCGTTCGCACGAGATGGAGACCTACCggcctcggcggcagcgagctACAGTGCTGTCACGAACTGTCAAAACCTCAACGAGAATGTGCTCTCTGCCGTAGATGTGCTGTGCGACGATTTGTTCCACTGCAAGGCGTCCGTCCTGCACTCCTTCGCCCGAACGCGCTCCATTACGTCTCGTAAcaaggtggaggtggtgctgcgcctcctcgagcAGGCCCACCGTGATGCCCACGGTGAGAGCAATGACCTCCGCGTCACGCGTCGCCTGCTAGGCGATGTCTTCGATGAAAACATTCGCACAAGCGGGCTGCGCACAGCGTGGACGAACAAgtcgctggaggcggcgcacaTCGAAGAGGCGTGCGAGTCCCACCTTAGTTTTGACTTGCTCGCGAACTCGACGAAGTCGCTCATGGTGCGACGGCACGCGGGCGAGATCtcgcgtgtgctgcgcaagCTCACTCGAGTGTTTCAGCAAGAGCAAGAGCAGATCTCCCTCGCCGCAGTGGGTGGCGTGTTCCGCAATTACCGTGCCGTCGCCGAGGAGCTGGTACGGGAGCTGCCCGTGTGTGAGGTGCTCAGTCCCTTTGCAAGCTACCTGGTGAGCTATGTGCGCTACGGTGCCGTGAAGGAGATGCTGGCGCGGGCTGATGTGAACGAGCGCCTTGTCCAGCTGGGTGTAATTCATCCCACTGTCCAGGAGGTGGACGacagtgcgctgctgcaccgcctcatGGACCTCCTCGATCCTGCCGTGCATCAGGTCGAACGCCGAGCGGAGTGCTTTCGCCACGCGGAGCAGTCGCGAGTGGTTGGGATGGAAAACGGTGACGTTATCGCGAGCACCATTCGCGCCTTCAGCGAGGTGTCTCACACCAAGTggaacacacacgcagcgccgGACTGGGTGCACGACCTCGCGCGGCTGTTCTGCAGCTGGGAAATAATCCTCCGCACCGACCTACCACGGTTCGAGGAGGTGCCGCGGCACTTCTTTGACTGCATCCTCTCTGGTGTTGTCTGCCTCTACATCGCCCAGCGCGTGTACGGCAACTCGGTGGGGACGACCGTTGTGCCGCTGTACCAGCGCATGGCCATCAAAAAATCGCTTCGGCTGCACTTCAACAACGACGATAACACGGACAGCGCGTTGCGCGACATCATGTCCTACGTGCAGGCTGGCGCGACGGAGGCGCGCGGTGGCGTGCGAGGCGAATTTTTCGCTGGTGTCCTCTCGCAAATGCAAGGAGCCTTCCAGGACGCCCAAGAAGAGCGATCGACTCTGCATGAGGAgcgcgtcgccgtcatcTTGAACGCCGTCTGCGATGTGGCGACGAACTGTACGCGCTCCGCCGGCCTCTTCAACTTGCTGGTGAAGCTCACAGAGGACCTCGCCTTCCACTTTCGCTTCCAGCACATTTACAGAAAGTTAAGTGCGCCCGATCGCGTCACGATCCGCACCAACGGGTCTATCCGGATGTCTCAGACACTCGAGTACTtcgagaaggagctgcacgTGACGCCCATCTCCACCAAGGCGGTGGGCTTCCTGGTGGTGCAGTTGCTGTATCTCTCGTTTCGCGGCGATGGCAGCAAGCGGCCGGTGCTCGAACGCTTTGCGAGCGTGACTGGGGCAACGGAGCTGGACATGGTCGGCCTCACCGAGATGGCGGCCACGTCAGTGCGCGACCTGCACGTCGCCTTCCCCCCGCAGCTCTCCTACAACTCCTGGCTCAATGAGTCCGACACCCGCGAAAAGTCTGTGTACGGCGTGTTGCCGTCCGTTGCGGTCAAAGG harbors:
- a CDS encoding putative mitochondrial DNA-directed RNA polymerase; amino-acid sequence: MREVGSHLAKDEAENATAVEGAGEDDDDSIAFCEVASAAELFAMDEVNLNAAEMSHAGTTKNTHDHAGKVGDTERGSTLSAFALPANHGSSGNGSPAADVAESLLSDPFHVPSVDDDAFARDGDLPASAAASYSAVTNCQNLNENVLSAVDVLCDDLFHCKASVLHSFARTRSITSRNKVEVVLRLLEQAHRDAHGESNDLRVTRRLLGDVFDENIRTSGLRTAWTNKSLEAAHIEEACESHLSFDLLANSTKSLMVRRHAGEISRVLRKLTRVFQQEQEQISLAAVGGVFRNYRAVAEELVRELPVCEVLSPFASYLVSYVRYGAVKEMLARADVNERLVQLGVIHPTVQEVDDSALLHRLMDLLDPAVHQVERRAECFRHAEQSRVVGMENGDVIASTIRAFSEVSHTKWNTHAAPDWVHDLARLFCSWEIILRTDLPRFEEVPRHFFDCILSGVVCLYIAQRVYGNSVGTTVVPLYQRMAIKKSLRLHFNNDDNTDSALRDIMSYVQAGATEARGGVRGEFFAGVLSQMQGAFQDAQEERSTLHEERVAVILNAVCDVATNCTRSAGLFNLLVKLTEDLAFHFRFQHIYRKLSAPDRVTIRTNGSIRMSQTLEYFEKELHVTPISTKAVGFLVVQLLYLSFRGDGSKRPVLERFASVTGATELDMVGLTEMAATSVRDLHVAFPPQLSYNSWLNESDTREKSVYGVLPSVAVKGAANQAMIVSQAPMMKALDAISRVPWRINKYMLHVQEAIVREGFGFGKIRPGFYPLHYYSMSDGDIKYPSDRRRSALLNSNDNDGDDLAAGDVFNLQQRRQCTLQQRQDWKELCELRSSRIHYLLGLRQARSIVQFSHIYFPNSMDFRGRMYPLPGRLNHTGSDPFRGLLEYAEPKPLGEVGLYWLKVHLANKMGMSKLSFDERVHYVDEHMEDVVQSAENPLSGDRWWQEASEPIQCLMACKEVADAAKCSQGAEKFLSRLPVAVDGSYNGLQHYSAIGRDAFGAKLVNLVPSERPADAYTGILKEMLKSICIDADRDHQVAQRCLGTGRGQDKDHIKRKTIKRPIMTQVYGVTSYGMSEQILDELVKQNKSHGLWTHTDMKEMAAYLRDKVLESLGVTFRETQNCRRWISEVAALLWKVQPAELRNALCWTTPLGLVVRQPYKVRNECSLFTPHGYSRVPGDSVAPASRKQLTAIAPNLIHSLDATHLAMTALEMQHQGLSMMAVHDSYWTYACDMPKLSQVLREQFVNLYSKYDPLWELKEQWEETYFMDLRRHGVKLPDPPKRGDLDLNVVLNSPYFFS